The following proteins come from a genomic window of Blastococcus sp. HT6-30:
- a CDS encoding MFS transporter, which produces MPRPSRRLITDPVFGPYWGGKLLANVGIWIQNIASAALVWQLTSSAFLVGLVSFAQFVPQLVLTPVSGAMADRGSPRKQILLGRTLCTLGAAVLAGWVLLTPEVTDVPPWVVMVCALVVGIGFSVGGPAMQALLPSLVRKGEVAPAVALDNLTFSVGRAVGPAVGGVVAATAGYGVAFGLAAVGHLVFLVAVFRLRTPGAATAPGPRLSVSAGVRYLRTDPVVGVLLLGVTAVGIGADPPVTLGPSLADVLGGGPELVGVLASGFGAGAFLGFFVQAGLVRYLDHAWLATGGLVLLAASAVGVAASWNVPAAVVAFVVGGVGLTLAMNGITTLLYARVPREYIGRIMALWLVGFVGSRPLAATLNGALTDLLSVGAALVTTAVIVLGAAAVCRPAVLRRPLPPS; this is translated from the coding sequence CTTCGGTCCCTACTGGGGCGGCAAGCTGCTGGCCAACGTCGGCATCTGGATCCAGAACATCGCGAGCGCGGCCCTGGTCTGGCAGCTGACCTCGTCGGCGTTCCTCGTCGGGCTGGTGAGCTTCGCCCAGTTCGTGCCGCAGCTGGTGCTGACCCCGGTGAGCGGTGCGATGGCCGACCGGGGGAGCCCGCGCAAGCAGATCCTGCTCGGGCGCACGTTGTGCACGCTCGGCGCCGCCGTCCTGGCCGGCTGGGTGCTGCTGACGCCGGAGGTGACCGACGTGCCGCCGTGGGTCGTCATGGTCTGCGCGCTGGTCGTGGGGATCGGGTTCTCCGTCGGCGGCCCGGCGATGCAGGCGCTGCTCCCGTCACTGGTGCGGAAGGGCGAGGTGGCCCCGGCCGTCGCGCTGGACAACCTCACCTTCTCGGTGGGCCGGGCCGTCGGACCGGCGGTGGGCGGCGTGGTCGCCGCCACCGCCGGTTACGGCGTCGCCTTCGGTCTGGCCGCCGTCGGCCATCTCGTCTTCCTCGTAGCGGTGTTCCGGCTCCGGACGCCGGGCGCGGCGACCGCGCCGGGCCCGCGGCTGTCGGTCTCCGCCGGGGTCCGGTACCTGCGCACCGATCCGGTGGTGGGTGTCCTGCTCCTCGGCGTCACCGCGGTCGGCATCGGCGCGGACCCGCCCGTGACGCTGGGGCCGTCACTGGCCGACGTCCTCGGGGGCGGTCCGGAACTCGTCGGCGTGCTGGCCTCGGGCTTCGGGGCGGGCGCGTTTCTCGGCTTCTTCGTCCAGGCGGGCCTGGTGCGGTACCTCGACCACGCCTGGCTGGCCACCGGCGGGCTGGTGCTGCTCGCGGCCTCGGCGGTGGGGGTGGCGGCGAGCTGGAACGTGCCCGCCGCCGTCGTCGCCTTCGTGGTGGGTGGCGTCGGCCTGACGCTGGCGATGAACGGCATCACCACCCTGCTCTACGCCCGCGTCCCGCGGGAGTACATCGGCCGGATCATGGCCCTCTGGCTGGTCGGCTTCGTCGGCTCCCGGCCGCTGGCCGCGACCCTGAACGGCGCGCTGACCGACCTGCTGTCGGTCGGCGCCGCCCTGGTGACGACGGCGGTGATCGTGCTGGGCGCGGCCGCGGTGTGCCGGCCCGCGGTGCTGCGGCGCCCGCTGCCCCCGAGCTGA
- a CDS encoding DUF4365 domain-containing protein → MTPFPTVHSSGLLYGNLPDNNAQEQLSVNYVRSVATAARCHAKVEETDFEGVDVHIKSMQIAHDVPFPSVEAQLKCTQREDLVRDGRIAWQLQRDNYDQLRLAVAIPRILIVMLCPADFTAWLQQDDQRLSMSHAAYWVSLRGEPELKAEQKTKTVHVPLSQPFTVEALLDMMTRTGKGEAL, encoded by the coding sequence GTGACGCCGTTCCCAACGGTGCACAGCTCCGGCCTGCTCTATGGCAACCTTCCTGACAACAACGCTCAAGAGCAGCTGAGCGTCAACTACGTCCGGTCGGTCGCCACCGCGGCCCGGTGTCACGCCAAGGTCGAGGAGACCGACTTCGAGGGCGTCGACGTGCACATCAAGTCGATGCAGATCGCCCACGATGTCCCGTTTCCGTCGGTCGAGGCACAGCTGAAGTGCACGCAACGCGAGGACCTCGTCAGGGACGGACGCATCGCCTGGCAGCTCCAGCGGGACAACTACGACCAGCTCCGCCTCGCGGTGGCGATCCCACGCATCCTCATCGTGATGCTCTGCCCCGCGGACTTCACCGCCTGGCTTCAGCAGGATGACCAGCGGCTGTCGATGTCCCACGCCGCCTACTGGGTCAGCCTCCGCGGCGAGCCGGAACTCAAGGCAGAACAGAAGACGAAGACCGTTCACGTCCCCCTGTCGCAGCCCTTCACCGTTGAGGCGCTTCTCGACATGATGACGAGGACTGGCAAGGGGGAGGCACTATGA
- a CDS encoding helix-turn-helix domain-containing protein codes for MPDPTADHEPELLTITEAADVLRAPVATLRYWRHLGTGPNSFRLGRRVVYRRADLRTWIDAQADQSPRR; via the coding sequence ATGCCCGATCCCACCGCCGACCACGAGCCCGAGCTGCTCACGATCACCGAGGCCGCGGACGTGCTCCGCGCGCCCGTCGCCACCCTCCGGTACTGGCGACACCTGGGGACCGGCCCGAACAGCTTCCGACTCGGCCGACGCGTCGTCTACCGCCGCGCCGACCTGCGCACCTGGATCGACGCACAAGCAGACCAGTCCCCGCGCCGATAG
- a CDS encoding ArdC family protein, translating into MTTTSTTTSATTSSAASGTSSSRTGRGSRSRRPQLTPAQREAADAARAAKIAALHEQIGERVEALTADPQWRAMLDAAAKFHTYSLKNQLLITLQAARLGISPTRVAGFTTWKALGRNVVKGSTGLAVLAPCTYTRKDAGTGTGQDTDRAAPAAGTAGEPSGGDTERSAGAARVLRGFRVAHVFDISQTEGEPLPEIRPELLTGDAPVALWQALAVQVAAHGYTLVREDCGQANGVTDPAARTVRVRPDVSDAQAVKTLAPRTGAHRVRAHRRRLRLPGLPRASRGRSRVGRLHRHRLGRAGLRRLHRPLRRRLVGRGHRRGPRRRDQRDRRRPPHPRPPRRRREQRERRGGRGSRPASRTGRADRWCPCHYLSGESAT; encoded by the coding sequence ATGACCACCACCAGCACCACAACCAGCGCCACAACCAGCAGCGCGGCCAGCGGCACGAGCAGCAGTCGGACCGGCAGGGGAAGCCGGAGTCGGCGGCCGCAGCTGACTCCGGCGCAGCGGGAAGCGGCCGACGCCGCGCGGGCGGCGAAGATCGCCGCCCTGCACGAGCAGATCGGCGAGCGCGTCGAGGCGCTGACGGCCGATCCGCAGTGGCGGGCGATGCTCGATGCCGCCGCGAAGTTCCACACCTACAGCCTCAAGAACCAGCTACTGATCACGCTGCAGGCCGCGCGGCTGGGCATCAGCCCGACCCGCGTCGCCGGGTTCACCACGTGGAAGGCGCTGGGCCGCAACGTGGTCAAGGGGTCCACCGGGCTCGCCGTCCTGGCCCCATGCACCTACACGCGCAAGGACGCCGGCACTGGCACCGGGCAGGACACCGACCGGGCCGCACCCGCCGCCGGGACGGCCGGGGAGCCGTCCGGCGGGGACACCGAACGATCAGCCGGGGCGGCGCGGGTACTGCGCGGATTCCGGGTCGCGCACGTCTTCGACATCTCCCAGACCGAGGGCGAGCCGCTGCCGGAGATCCGCCCGGAGCTGCTGACCGGTGACGCCCCCGTCGCCCTGTGGCAGGCACTGGCCGTGCAGGTCGCCGCGCACGGCTACACGCTCGTCCGCGAGGACTGCGGACAGGCCAACGGCGTCACCGACCCGGCAGCCCGCACCGTGCGGGTCCGCCCGGACGTCAGCGACGCGCAGGCGGTCAAGACCCTCGCCCCACGAACTGGCGCACATCGAGTGCGGGCACACCGCCGACGGCTTCGACTACCGGGGCTGCCGCGGGCGAGCCGAGGCCGAAGCCGAGTCGGTCGCCTACATCGTCACCGCCTGGGCCGGGCTGGACTCCGGCGGCTACACCGTCCCCTACGTCGCCGCCTGGTCGGCCGGGGACACCGACGTGGTCCGCGCCGCCGCGACCAGCGTGACCGCCGCCGCCCGCCGCATCCTCGACCGCCTCGACGGCGGCGAGAGCAGCGAGAACGCCGCGGGGGACGGGGAAGCCGCCCCGCAAGTCGGACCGGCCGGGCCGACCGCTGGTGCCCTTGCCACTACCTGAGCGGAGAGAGCGCGACATGA
- a CDS encoding ParB N-terminal domain-containing protein, whose amino-acid sequence MWLDPRTLAVHPRNIRDDLGDLSGLAGSIAAQGVLEALTVIPHPAADGTPGHQIVAGHRRAAAAILAGVTALPCVLRSDLALEAASADGDRAAQAGHVGAMLAENLHRQGLSPVEEARGVQAMLDLGVPLTRVAKSTGLARKRVAKAAGVARLDGETAAAVAGAGLTLDQAAVVAVYADDANTTAALIAAAGEGPGQFAHALTRAKQAKQEAEQAAALLAELTAAGRTVLDEDTGRAATRLADLKHDGQPLTTDDHAGCPGSAVYVNTSGWQGPKAVEVCTDPAGNGHRDRWTANALPAGAPGEEPSEDEREAAAAERRATIEKNKAMAAANETRREWIKGLLQRKTAPKAALRFTVETMATDPRALSCWLSGQPNRAQDTAAADLGIDAPGQ is encoded by the coding sequence GTGTGGCTGGACCCCCGGACGCTGGCTGTGCACCCCCGCAACATCCGCGACGACCTCGGCGACCTGTCCGGGCTGGCCGGCTCCATCGCCGCCCAGGGCGTGCTGGAGGCCCTCACCGTGATCCCGCACCCCGCCGCCGACGGCACGCCGGGCCACCAGATCGTCGCCGGGCACCGGCGGGCGGCCGCCGCGATCCTCGCCGGAGTGACCGCGCTGCCGTGCGTGCTGCGCTCGGACCTGGCCCTTGAGGCCGCCTCCGCTGACGGCGACCGGGCCGCCCAGGCCGGGCACGTGGGGGCGATGCTGGCCGAGAACCTGCACCGCCAGGGCCTGAGCCCGGTGGAGGAGGCCCGCGGGGTGCAGGCGATGCTCGACCTCGGCGTGCCGCTGACCAGGGTCGCCAAGTCGACAGGGCTGGCTCGCAAGCGAGTCGCCAAGGCCGCCGGGGTCGCCCGGCTGGACGGCGAGACCGCCGCCGCGGTCGCCGGTGCCGGGCTGACCCTGGACCAGGCCGCCGTCGTCGCCGTCTACGCCGACGACGCCAACACCACCGCCGCCCTCATCGCGGCCGCGGGGGAGGGGCCGGGGCAGTTCGCCCACGCGCTGACCCGCGCCAAGCAGGCGAAGCAGGAAGCGGAGCAGGCCGCCGCCCTCCTGGCCGAGCTGACCGCCGCCGGGCGCACCGTCCTGGACGAGGACACCGGCCGCGCCGCCACCCGGCTGGCCGACCTCAAGCACGACGGCCAGCCACTGACCACCGACGACCACGCCGGCTGCCCCGGCTCGGCGGTCTACGTGAACACCAGCGGCTGGCAGGGGCCGAAGGCGGTGGAAGTGTGCACCGACCCGGCCGGCAACGGCCACCGCGACCGCTGGACGGCCAACGCCCTGCCCGCCGGCGCACCAGGCGAGGAACCCAGCGAGGACGAGCGCGAGGCCGCCGCGGCCGAACGGCGGGCCACCATCGAGAAGAACAAGGCGATGGCGGCAGCCAACGAGACCCGCCGCGAGTGGATCAAGGGCCTGCTGCAGCGCAAGACCGCACCCAAGGCGGCGCTACGGTTCACCGTCGAAACCATGGCCACCGACCCCCGGGCACTGTCCTGCTGGCTGTCCGGGCAACCCAACCGCGCCCAAGACACTGCCGCCGCCGACCTCGGCATCGACGCCCCCGGCCAGTAG
- a CDS encoding diacylglycerol kinase family protein — protein sequence MQQVLALVNRAAGTADGGSVEAALTTRRGGADVAVVTTGDAEELLRAETGRGDRQLVVIGGDRSVHAAVTALDAVEGLDPGQPIGIIPLGTGNDLAQAIGLPLDPAVSALVFLSGTPRRLDLVRDDTGGLVVNAVHLGGAGARAGAEAARFKDRLGSATYPVGAVIAGVTTTGWPLRVEVDGRVVAHTDAGWTSDGAVDVLMVALCNGPTIGVPTPLAPDALVDDGLVDVVVSTATGPVDRAAFAAALTAGRHVGRDDVVVVRGRQVTIRGAPVDLVADGELEEAVDARTWRVQHHVPGRCSSHAEA from the coding sequence ATGCAGCAGGTGTTGGCCCTGGTGAATCGGGCCGCGGGAACCGCCGACGGCGGCTCCGTCGAGGCGGCGTTGACCACGCGGCGCGGGGGCGCCGACGTGGCCGTCGTCACGACCGGCGACGCGGAGGAGCTGCTGCGGGCCGAGACGGGCCGGGGTGACAGACAGCTGGTAGTCATCGGTGGGGACAGGTCCGTCCACGCGGCGGTCACCGCGCTCGACGCGGTTGAGGGCCTGGACCCCGGGCAGCCCATCGGGATCATCCCGCTTGGCACCGGCAACGACCTGGCGCAGGCGATCGGGCTGCCGCTGGACCCGGCGGTTAGCGCCCTCGTCTTTCTGAGCGGGACCCCGCGCCGGCTGGACCTCGTGCGGGACGACACCGGGGGCCTCGTGGTGAACGCCGTCCACCTGGGGGGGGCCGGCGCCCGGGCGGGCGCCGAGGCGGCTCGGTTCAAGGACCGGCTGGGATCAGCGACCTATCCGGTGGGGGCCGTCATCGCCGGCGTCACGACCACCGGCTGGCCCCTGCGGGTGGAGGTCGACGGCCGCGTCGTCGCGCACACGGATGCGGGCTGGACGTCGGACGGAGCGGTGGACGTCCTGATGGTCGCCCTCTGCAATGGGCCGACGATTGGGGTGCCGACACCGCTGGCTCCGGACGCCCTCGTGGACGACGGCCTCGTCGACGTCGTCGTCTCCACCGCCACCGGTCCGGTGGACCGGGCCGCGTTCGCGGCGGCGCTGACCGCAGGAAGGCACGTCGGACGTGACGACGTCGTGGTGGTCCGGGGGCGGCAGGTGACCATCAGGGGTGCGCCCGTCGACCTCGTCGCGGACGGCGAACTCGAGGAGGCCGTGGATGCGCGGACGTGGAGGGTGCAGCACCACGTGCCTGGTCGGTGCTCGTCCCACGCTGAGGCGTAG
- a CDS encoding LLM class flavin-dependent oxidoreductase, with protein sequence MTPLFAGTVQTHFGGYAPDRSDRHEVTAALRHCLREATVLDEANFDGILVAERHGRSECVAPDPLGLLAAIAAVTSRAFLGTYVHLPLLHHPIGTAEQFAQLDALSGGRAVAGLGAGFHPDYFDLFGAPAERRLTRLVEVVGILRAAWAGQVIDTEWAGRSLRGEVHPRPVEGQIPIWIGAQFPKAIAAAGRIGDGWAVAFPFDQPTWDAHWASYTREAEAAGRRPVSVLSRHCWVADSRETAEQRYAPLWLTEQRYYWDRGQLHHRDFTSAADFTIANAGPNLVLGTPEQCAEQLVDLVRNWRVDVVKIASRVPLGPEPAEVLENWQRIGTEVLPLVRHELTGTSTPPPRPRDLLL encoded by the coding sequence ATGACACCGTTGTTCGCCGGGACCGTGCAGACGCATTTCGGCGGATATGCCCCGGATCGGTCCGACCGCCACGAGGTCACCGCCGCACTTCGCCACTGCCTCCGCGAGGCGACGGTCCTCGACGAGGCGAACTTCGACGGGATCCTGGTCGCGGAGCGCCACGGGCGGAGTGAGTGTGTAGCGCCCGACCCGCTCGGGCTCCTGGCCGCCATCGCCGCGGTGACCTCGCGCGCCTTCCTCGGGACGTACGTCCATCTCCCCCTGCTGCACCACCCCATCGGCACCGCGGAGCAGTTTGCCCAGCTTGACGCGCTCAGCGGGGGGCGTGCGGTAGCCGGGCTCGGTGCGGGCTTCCACCCCGACTACTTCGATCTGTTCGGCGCGCCCGCGGAGCGCCGGCTGACCCGGCTGGTCGAGGTGGTGGGCATTCTCCGTGCGGCCTGGGCCGGCCAGGTCATCGACACGGAGTGGGCCGGACGGAGCCTGCGCGGTGAGGTGCACCCCCGCCCAGTCGAGGGGCAGATCCCCATCTGGATCGGCGCGCAGTTCCCGAAGGCCATCGCTGCCGCCGGCCGGATCGGTGACGGATGGGCCGTGGCTTTTCCGTTCGACCAGCCGACCTGGGATGCGCACTGGGCGTCCTACACCCGCGAGGCGGAGGCCGCCGGACGGCGGCCGGTGTCCGTGCTGTCACGGCACTGCTGGGTGGCAGACAGCCGCGAGACCGCCGAACAGCGATACGCACCGTTGTGGTTGACCGAGCAGCGCTACTACTGGGACCGCGGTCAACTGCACCACCGTGACTTCACCAGCGCTGCCGACTTCACGATCGCCAACGCCGGTCCGAATCTCGTGCTCGGTACACCCGAGCAGTGCGCCGAGCAGCTCGTCGACCTCGTGCGGAACTGGCGCGTCGACGTCGTCAAGATCGCCAGCCGGGTGCCGCTCGGACCCGAGCCCGCGGAGGTCTTGGAGAACTGGCAGCGCATCGGCACGGAGGTCCTTCCGCTCGTACGCCATGAGCTGACCGGCACCTCCACGCCGCCTCCCCGGCCACGCGACCTGCTGCTGTAG
- a CDS encoding iron-containing alcohol dehydrogenase, giving the protein MQGAGALDAAGGLVSGLGTTAVALLDAGIAALVGHRLTTSLRAAGVEIQCLEVDLEVTHENIARTVARIEAPRGRETVLLGVGGGKAIDLARAVAWTRGDAFVTVPTVASNDSPAAMAVAVYDDQHRMVEVIQTGRNPELVLVDTALIGGAPARFLSAGIGDAVAKKFEARSCRAAGGTNQHGTLSLQVAGAIADCCYEALRASAPAALAAVRRREVDQALEDTVEATILMSGLAFENGGLSIAHSLVRGLQSVRGAKEAMHGEHVAYGLLVQLAVEDASDAELLDLRGFLHSVDLPTSLAELGLPDATADELDTITQRCLGSPHRDKTPATVDHAGIRAAIARVEALGTR; this is encoded by the coding sequence GTGCAGGGGGCCGGCGCCCTGGACGCCGCGGGCGGCCTGGTGTCCGGACTCGGCACGACGGCCGTCGCACTCCTGGACGCCGGCATCGCGGCGTTGGTGGGTCACCGGCTGACCACGTCGCTGCGTGCGGCCGGAGTGGAGATCCAGTGTCTCGAGGTGGACCTCGAGGTGACTCACGAGAACATCGCCCGGACCGTCGCGCGCATCGAGGCCCCCCGCGGCCGGGAGACCGTTTTGCTCGGAGTTGGTGGCGGAAAGGCGATCGACCTGGCCCGCGCGGTCGCCTGGACGCGCGGGGACGCCTTCGTCACCGTGCCGACCGTCGCCTCCAACGACAGTCCCGCCGCGATGGCGGTCGCGGTGTACGACGACCAGCACCGGATGGTGGAGGTCATCCAGACCGGCCGCAATCCCGAACTGGTCCTCGTCGACACGGCCCTCATCGGGGGCGCGCCGGCGCGCTTCCTCTCGGCCGGCATCGGCGACGCGGTCGCCAAGAAGTTCGAGGCCCGCTCCTGCCGGGCCGCCGGCGGGACCAACCAGCACGGCACCCTCTCCCTGCAGGTGGCCGGCGCGATCGCGGACTGCTGCTACGAGGCGCTGCGCGCGTCCGCACCGGCGGCACTGGCCGCCGTACGTCGCCGCGAAGTCGACCAGGCACTGGAGGACACCGTCGAGGCGACAATCCTGATGTCTGGGCTGGCGTTCGAGAACGGGGGGCTGTCGATCGCGCACTCCTTGGTGCGGGGACTGCAGAGTGTCCGCGGGGCAAAGGAAGCGATGCACGGCGAGCACGTGGCGTACGGGCTCCTCGTGCAGCTGGCAGTCGAGGACGCCTCGGACGCCGAGCTGCTCGACCTGCGCGGCTTTCTGCACTCAGTCGATCTCCCCACAAGCCTCGCCGAACTCGGTCTGCCCGACGCTACGGCCGACGAACTCGACACGATCACGCAACGCTGCCTGGGCAGCCCGCACCGCGACAAGACGCCGGCGACGGTCGACCATGCCGGTATCCGGGCGGCCATCGCGCGCGTCGAAGCGCTGGGGACCCGATGA
- a CDS encoding transketolase: protein MSSPQFDASGPPAVEEEVLDRVRERAYFVRAETVRLISIAKTGHYSSTFSCAEILAALYYDTLRLFPGEPRHPDRDRFLMGKGHAAVGVYPILADLGYLDREVLDGYTRLGNPLGDHPDMTKVPGVDFSSGSLGHNLSVGLGMALGAKMTGRQFLTWVLLGDGEQLEGQIWEAAAAAGHYGTSNLVAVVDRNGYCLDGKVDDVITVEPLPDRWKAFGWDVIEVDGHDVAAVTSTFRALRDDTSRTKPAVVIAHTVKGKGVGFMERDFGWHLGWLAPEDEAAVHRELEETR from the coding sequence ATGAGTTCGCCCCAGTTTGACGCTTCCGGCCCGCCCGCCGTGGAAGAGGAGGTGCTCGACCGCGTCCGCGAGCGTGCCTACTTCGTGCGGGCCGAGACCGTGCGCCTCATCTCCATCGCCAAGACCGGTCACTACTCCTCGACGTTCTCGTGCGCGGAGATCCTGGCGGCCCTGTATTACGACACGCTGCGCCTGTTCCCCGGGGAGCCCCGGCACCCTGACCGGGACCGCTTCCTCATGGGCAAGGGGCACGCGGCCGTCGGGGTCTACCCGATCCTGGCCGACCTCGGGTACCTCGACCGCGAGGTGCTCGACGGCTACACCCGCCTGGGCAACCCGCTCGGCGATCACCCCGACATGACCAAGGTGCCGGGGGTGGACTTCAGCTCCGGCTCGCTGGGTCACAACCTCTCGGTGGGCCTGGGCATGGCCCTCGGCGCGAAGATGACCGGTCGGCAGTTCCTCACGTGGGTGCTGCTCGGCGACGGTGAGCAGCTCGAGGGGCAGATCTGGGAGGCAGCGGCCGCCGCCGGTCACTACGGCACCTCCAACCTGGTCGCCGTGGTCGACCGCAACGGGTACTGCCTGGACGGCAAGGTCGATGACGTCATCACCGTCGAGCCGCTCCCTGACCGTTGGAAGGCCTTCGGCTGGGACGTGATCGAGGTGGACGGTCACGACGTCGCCGCGGTGACGTCCACCTTCCGTGCGCTGCGGGACGACACGAGTCGGACGAAGCCGGCCGTCGTCATCGCGCACACGGTCAAGGGCAAGGGGGTCGGCTTCATGGAGCGCGACTTCGGCTGGCACCTGGGGTGGCTCGCGCCCGAGGACGAGGCAGCTGTCCACCGCGAGCTGGAGGAGACCCGATGA